In Pristiophorus japonicus isolate sPriJap1 chromosome 2, sPriJap1.hap1, whole genome shotgun sequence, one genomic interval encodes:
- the LOC139250532 gene encoding alcohol dehydrogenase class-3 — MAGTVGKVIKCKAAVAWEARKPLCIEEVEVAPPKAHEVRIKIVATGVCHTDAYTLSGSDSEGLFPVILGHEGAGIVESVGEGVTCVKAGDRVIPLYIPQCGDCKYCLNPKTNLCQKIRVTQGQGLMPDKTSRFTCKGHQLYHYFGTSTFSEYTVVADISVAKIDDAAPLDKVCLLGCGISTGYGAVINTAKVEPGSTCAVFGLGGVGLAVIMGCQVAGASRIIGVDINKDKFAKAKEFGATECINPKDHEKPIQEVLAELMDGGVDYSFECIGNVATMRAALESCHKGWGTSVIVGVAPAGHEIATRPFQLVTGRTWKGTAFGGWKSVESVPKLVKEYMAKKMKVDEFITYTLPFKQINESFELMHAGKSIRSVLLF; from the exons ATGGCGGGGACAGTCGGCAAG GTTATCAAATGCAAAGCTGCTGTTGCCTGGGAGGCAAGAAAACCCCTTTGTATTGAAGAAGTGGAAGTTGCTCCTCCGAAAGCTCATGAAGTTCGAATTAAG ATTGTTGCCACCGGTGTCTGCCACACTGACGCCTACACCCTGAGTGGGTCTGATTCCGAGGGGTTGTTCCCGGTCATCCTTGGCCATGAAGGAGCCGGGATAGTGGAGAGTGTCGGCGAAGGGGTGACGTGCGTCAAAGCAG GGGATCGAGTGATTCCACTTTACATCCCACAATGCGGAGACTGCAAGTATTGCCTGAATCCCAAGACCAATCTCTGCCAGAAGATCAG GGTGACCCAGGGCCAAGGACTGATGCCTGATAAGACCAGTAGGTTCACCTGTAAAGGCCATCAGCTCTACCACTACTTTGGGACCAGCACCTTCTCCGAATACACGGTTGTTGCAGACATTTCTGTGGCCAAGATCGATGACGCAGCTCCGCTGGATAAAGTTTGCCTGCTGGGCTGTGGTATTTCCACTGGCTACGGTGCAGTCATCAATACGGCCAAG GTTGAGCCGGGCTCCACCTGTGCTGTGTTTGGACTGGGCGGCGTGGGCCTGGCTGTCATTATGGGATGCCAAGTGGCAGGTGCCAGCCGGATCATTGGGGTGGACATCAACAAGGACAAGTTCGCAAAGGCCAAAGAGTTTGGTGCCACTGAATGCATCAACCCCAAGGATCACGAGAAGCCCATTCAAGAGGTTCTGGCTGAATTAATGGATGGTGGTGTGGATTACTCCTTCGAGTGTATTGGCAATGTTGCTACCATG AGAGCTGCTCTCGAATCCTGTCACAAGGGCTGGGGAACCAGCGTGATCGTAGGGGTGGCTCCCGCAGGACACGAGATCGCAACTCGGCCCTTCCAACTGGTAACTGGCCGCACCTGGAAAGGAACTGCATTTGGAG GATGGAAGAGTGTGGAGAGCGTGCCCAAGCTGGTGAAAGAATACATGGCGAAGAAAATGAAGGTGGATGAGTTTATAACCTACACGCTCCCATTTAAGCAGATCAACGAGAGCTTCGAGCTGATGCATGCTGGGAAGAG